The Medicago truncatula cultivar Jemalong A17 chromosome 4, MtrunA17r5.0-ANR, whole genome shotgun sequence genome includes a region encoding these proteins:
- the LOC25493291 gene encoding uncharacterized protein, whose protein sequence is MDLNKKAVLFPHDAELRIGNTALSLNGIGFGETNNTDYGCRERNLGMEFSNASDDGCRLVLGLGPTPKAYGDDYNDMMFNKKKKSASLFSQSMPSECESILQLGLSGAANETSSVMEYSGSTETDVNLSCFSSQTSGEYNYAMIPVVDEGSTSAKKSGGYMPSLLLAPRMDNAEISVQTQELILGTKSQMCPEPSSATNQSLGTTSGPQETAISSQNRTSNPKRCRFFGCSKGARGASGLCIGHGGGQRCQKPGCNKGAESRTAYCKAHGGGKRCQHLGCTKSAEGKTDYCIAHGGGRRCGYPGGCAKAARGKSGLCIRHGGGKRCTIEGCTRSAEGQAGLCISHGGGRRCQYRECSKGAQGSTMFCKAHGGGKRCSFAGCTKGAEGSTPLCKAHGGGKRCLFNGGGICPKSVHGGTNFCVAHGGGKRCAVSGCTKSARGRTDCCVRHGGGKRCKFESCGKSAQGSTDFCKAHGGGKRCNWGDGKCEKFARGKSGLCAAHCSLLQESEMSKGSLIAPGLFRGLVPSASTACSSYENNTSSGVSVVSDSYDSTETPTRRHHHLIPKEVLVPLSMKSPSYSNFLAANKPTQDRNLQNIAAGCSGTKKASDFNLPEGRVHGGDLMLFFGGNLKNALDGI, encoded by the coding sequence ATGGATTTGAATAAGAAAGCTGTACTGTTTCCTCATGATGCTGAGCTTAGGATTGGCAATACTGCATTAAGCTTGAATGGTATTGGCTTTGGAGAAACCAATAATACTGATTATGGATGTCGTGAGAGGAATCTTGGGATGGAGTTTTCCAATGCTTCTGATGATGGCTGCAGATTGGTTCTTGGATTGGGTCCAACCCCGAAGGCATATGGAGATGACTACAATGACATGAtgtttaataaaaagaaaaaatcagcCAGTCTTTTTTCTCAGAGCATGCCATCTGAATGTGAATCAATTCTTCAACTTGGCCTTTCAGGTGCAGCAAATGAGACATCAAGTGTAATGGAGTACTCGGGTTCAACAGAGACTGACGTGAATCTTTCATGTTTCTCCAGCCAGACATCAGGAGAATATAATTATGCAATGATACCTGTCGTTGATGAGGGTTCTACCTCAGCAAAGAAATCAGGTGGTTATATGCCATCACTTCTTTTAGCTCCAAGAATGGATAATGCTGAAATTTCAGTGCAGACACAAGAACTAATTCTTGGGACTAAATCTCAGATGTGCCCCGAACCATCCAGTGCAACAAATCAATCACTTGGCACCACATCTGGTCCTCAGGAAACCGCGATAAGTTCACAGAACCGAACAAGCAATCCTAAGAGATGCAGATTTTTTGGCTGTTCAAAGGGAGCTCGAGGTGCTTCAGGTCTTTGTATTGGACATGGGGGTGGACAGAGATGTCAGAAACCAGGATGCAACAAGGGTGCTGAGAGTCGTACTGCTTATTGTAAGGCCCATGGTGGAGGCAAGAGGTGCCAACACTTAGGGTGTACCAAAAGTGCCGAGGGGAAGACAGATTATTGCATAGCACACGGTGGTGGTAGGCGATGTGGGTATCCAGGTGGGTGCGCAAAAGCTGCACGAGGTAAGTCGGGACTTTGTATTAGACATGGAGGAGGTAAGAGATGCACGATAGAAGGCTGCACCAGAAGTGCTGAAGGGCAAGCTGGGCTGTGCATCTCCCATGGGGGTGGACGCCGTTGTCAGTATCGCGAATGTTCAAAGGGTGCACAAGGGAGCACCATGTTTTGCAAGGCACATGGTGGTGGGAAGCGTTGCTCATTTGCTGGGTGCACCAAAGGTGCTGAAGGAAGCACCCCACTATGCAAGGCCCACGGTGGAGGCAAGCGTTGCCTTTTCAATGGTGGTGGTATTTGTCCAAAAAGCGTACATGGAGGAACAAACTTTTGTGTTGCTCATGGTGGTGGAAAGAGGTGTGCTGTTTCCGGTTGCACCAAGAGTGCACGTGGCCGTACCGACTGTTGTGTTAGGCATGGCGGGGGTAAACGCTGCAAGTTTGAAAGCTGTGGGAAGAGTGCTCAAGGGAGCACAGATTTCTGCAAGGCCCATGGTGGAGGAAAACGATGCAATTGGGGAGATGGAAAGTGCGAGAAATTTGCAAGGGGAAAAAGCGGGCTCTGTGCTGCTCACTGCAGCTTGTTGCAAGAAAGCGAAATGAGCAAGGGAAGTCTAATTGCACCGGGACTTTTCCGTGGTCTTGTGCCTTCTGCTTCCACTGCCTGTAGCAGTTATGAGAACAACACCTCCTCAGGCGTCAGCGTTGTGTCTGATTCCTATGATTCTACGGAAACACCTACAAGAAGACATCACCACCTTATACCCAAGGAGGTGTTAGTTCCACTCTCAATGAAATCACCATCTTACTCAAACTTCTTGGCAGCCAATAAGCCAACACAAGACAGAAACCTCCAAAACATTGCTGCCGGCTGCAGTGGTACTAAAAAAGCCTCCGACTTTAATTTGCCGGAGGGCAGGGTTCACGGTGGCGACCTCATGTTGTTTTTTGGAGGGAATCTCAAAAATGCACTTGATGGTATCTGA
- the LOC25493292 gene encoding mRNA decay activator protein ZFP36 isoform X1, with product MNNSKMKKVSKLRTSNENVSPLMVELDDNRGLRYLQSTTVSPGFQPYAAENFDVTGSPSQLAKYFYAVSPVSAKSGDSFTSPIYGSSKYRLAKTPPYSGTSNSSGGNSSFSSRGRLSLSPLASIENLERKQLSSPRMYQTPVKGGEEVIVMDDIQVRSMSGGKNRRSSSSSSSSGRGSSSSSSSSSKSVLFKKEVCRAWEESGNCRYNSKCQFAHGREELHLSRLSMKSKSEAQMGRLSMRAGLCLYGPDSRILPESAEVAESGPVVTRLARSQPASPEPHRTHASLDSRIVPESAEVAEPGPAVTRLARSQPTSPEPHRTPVNPNTISDWSPLDDGIEAVLPNGSDRVPSREEVDAYIFGILNQPTTKRRLPVFAALCEGQ from the exons ATGAACAACAGCAAGATGAAGAAGGTTTCGAAGTTGAGGACTTCGAACGAGAACGTTTCGCCATTGATGGTCGAGTTGGATGATAACAGAGGACTACGTTATCTCCAATCAACAACGGTGAGTCCAGGTTTTCAACCCTACGCCGCCGAGAACTTCGACGTTACCGGCTCGCCGTCGCAGCTCGCTAAATACTTCTACGCTGTATCTCCGGTTTCTGCTAAATCAGGTGACTCCTTCACTTCTCCGATTTACGGCTCCAGTAAGTACAGGTTAGCAAAAACGCCGCCGTACTCCGGTACCAGCAACAGCTCAGGGGGGAATAGTAGCTTCAGTTCTCGCGGTAGATTGTCTCTCTCGCCGCTTGCTTCAATTGAGAATTTGGAGAGGAAGCAGCTCTCGTCGCCGCGGATGTATCAAACGCCAGTGAAGGGTGGTGAGGAAGTTATTGTGATGGATGATATACAGGTGAGGTCAATGTCAGGAGGAAAGAAcagaagatcttcatcttcttcttcttcttccggTAGAGGctcttcatcttcctcttcttcgTCCTCGAAGAGTGTGTTGTTTAAGAAGGAGGTTTGCAGAGCATGGGAGGAATCTGGAAACTGCCGCTATAACTCCAAATGCCAG TTTGCCCATGGAAGAGAAGAGCTTCATCTAAGTCGTCTCTCCATGAAGAGTAAATCTGAG GCACAGATGGGCAGATTATCTATGAGAGCAGGACTGTGCTTGTATGGCCCGGACAGCCGCATTCTTCCTGAATCCGCTGAAGTAGCTGAATCTGGACCTGTAGTCACAAGACTTGCAAGATCTCAACCAGCTTCCCCTGAACCTCATCGCACTCATGCCAGCCTGGACAGCCGTATTGTTCCTGAATCCGCTGAAGTAGCTGAACCTGGACCTGCAGTCACAAGACTTGCAAGATCCCAACCAACTTCGCCTGAACCTCATCGTACCCCTGTCAATCCAAACACCATCAGCGACTGGTCACCCCTGGACGATGGCATTGAGGCTGTCCTCCCAAATGGTTCAGACAGAGTTCCCTCTAGGGAGGAAGTTGATGCATACATTTTTGGCATTCTCAATCAGCCGACCACTAAAAGAAGACTACCAGTGTTTGCGGCACTTTGCGAGGGGCAGTAA
- the LOC25493292 gene encoding mRNA decay activator protein ZFP36 isoform X2, with translation MNNSKMKKVSKLRTSNENVSPLMVELDDNRGLRYLQSTTVSPGFQPYAAENFDVTGSPSQLAKYFYAVSPVSAKSGDSFTSPIYGSSKYRLAKTPPYSGTSNSSGGNSSFSSRGRLSLSPLASIENLERKQLSSPRMYQTPVKGGEEVIVMDDIQVRSMSGGKNRRSSSSSSSSGRGSSSSSSSSSKSVLFKKEVCRAWEESGNCRYNSKCQFAHGREELHLSRLSMKSKSEMGRLSMRAGLCLYGPDSRILPESAEVAESGPVVTRLARSQPASPEPHRTHASLDSRIVPESAEVAEPGPAVTRLARSQPTSPEPHRTPVNPNTISDWSPLDDGIEAVLPNGSDRVPSREEVDAYIFGILNQPTTKRRLPVFAALCEGQ, from the exons ATGAACAACAGCAAGATGAAGAAGGTTTCGAAGTTGAGGACTTCGAACGAGAACGTTTCGCCATTGATGGTCGAGTTGGATGATAACAGAGGACTACGTTATCTCCAATCAACAACGGTGAGTCCAGGTTTTCAACCCTACGCCGCCGAGAACTTCGACGTTACCGGCTCGCCGTCGCAGCTCGCTAAATACTTCTACGCTGTATCTCCGGTTTCTGCTAAATCAGGTGACTCCTTCACTTCTCCGATTTACGGCTCCAGTAAGTACAGGTTAGCAAAAACGCCGCCGTACTCCGGTACCAGCAACAGCTCAGGGGGGAATAGTAGCTTCAGTTCTCGCGGTAGATTGTCTCTCTCGCCGCTTGCTTCAATTGAGAATTTGGAGAGGAAGCAGCTCTCGTCGCCGCGGATGTATCAAACGCCAGTGAAGGGTGGTGAGGAAGTTATTGTGATGGATGATATACAGGTGAGGTCAATGTCAGGAGGAAAGAAcagaagatcttcatcttcttcttcttcttccggTAGAGGctcttcatcttcctcttcttcgTCCTCGAAGAGTGTGTTGTTTAAGAAGGAGGTTTGCAGAGCATGGGAGGAATCTGGAAACTGCCGCTATAACTCCAAATGCCAG TTTGCCCATGGAAGAGAAGAGCTTCATCTAAGTCGTCTCTCCATGAAGAGTAAATCTGAG ATGGGCAGATTATCTATGAGAGCAGGACTGTGCTTGTATGGCCCGGACAGCCGCATTCTTCCTGAATCCGCTGAAGTAGCTGAATCTGGACCTGTAGTCACAAGACTTGCAAGATCTCAACCAGCTTCCCCTGAACCTCATCGCACTCATGCCAGCCTGGACAGCCGTATTGTTCCTGAATCCGCTGAAGTAGCTGAACCTGGACCTGCAGTCACAAGACTTGCAAGATCCCAACCAACTTCGCCTGAACCTCATCGTACCCCTGTCAATCCAAACACCATCAGCGACTGGTCACCCCTGGACGATGGCATTGAGGCTGTCCTCCCAAATGGTTCAGACAGAGTTCCCTCTAGGGAGGAAGTTGATGCATACATTTTTGGCATTCTCAATCAGCCGACCACTAAAAGAAGACTACCAGTGTTTGCGGCACTTTGCGAGGGGCAGTAA